One Phaseolus vulgaris cultivar G19833 chromosome 11, P. vulgaris v2.0, whole genome shotgun sequence genomic window carries:
- the LOC137833090 gene encoding uncharacterized protein, with translation MEDTPTPSTALAYLNPSYWDERFTKEEQYEWFKDYSHFRHLIQPHLTPHSAVLELGCGNSQMCEQLHKDGTNNITCIDLSHVAVENMQKRLLSRGFKDIKVLQADMLELPFGDECFDLVIEKGTMDVLFVDSGDPWNPKPETISKVMATLKGVHRVLKAGGTFISVTFGQPHFRRPIFNAPDFTWSVEWTTFGETFHYFVYILKKGQRSSYDDMPPTKGFEAPSINLLHEELENEDFAFRINVDELNY, from the exons ATGGAAGATACGCCAACACCTTCAACTGCGTTGGCCTACCTTAATCCCTCCTACTG GGATGAGAGGTTTACGAAGGAGGAACAATATGAGTGGTTCAAGGATTATTCCCATTTTCGCCACTTGATTCAACCCCATCTCACGCCCCATTCCGCT GTCCTGGAGCTTGGATGTGGAAACTCACAAATGTGTGAACAATTGCATAAGGATGGCACAAATAACATAACTTGCATTGATCTTTCACATGTTGCGGTTGAAAACATGCAAAAGAGATTACTCTCCCGGGGATTCAAAG ACATAAAAGTGCTGCAAGCTGATATGCTAGAGCTACCTTTTGGGGATGAGTGTTTTGATTTGGTTATTGAGAAAGGAACTATG GATGTATTGTTCGTGGACAGTGGTGACCCATGGAATCCAAAGCCTGAAACTATATCCAAGGTCATGGCCACTTTGAAAGGAGTTCACAGGGTTTTGAAAGCTGGTGGCACTTTTATTTCAGTAACTTTTGGCCAG CCACATTTCAGGCGCCCTATATTTAACGCTCCAGATTTCACCTGGTCTGTTGAGTGGACTACTTTTGGTGAAACGTTCCACTATTTTGTCTACATTCTTAAGAAG GGACAGAGATCATCATATGATGATATGCCACCTACAAAGGGGTTTGAAGCACCATCTATTAATCTACTTCATGAAGAATTAGAAAATGAAGATTTTGCTTTCCGAATCAATGTTGACGAGTTGAACTATTAG
- the LOC137817191 gene encoding probable E3 ubiquitin-protein ligase ARI2 isoform X1 — protein MEDYASSDEDYHYDSDQDDSVEAYENDEDYALLSSKGPTTKVITKESLLVAQKEDLRRVMEMLSVREQHARTLLIYHRWDVEKLFAVYVDKGKAFLFGEAGVSVDQHPDSDSSVPSTVMCYICMEDVARVETTRMDCGHCFCNSCWIEHFIVKINEGQSKRIRCMQHKCNSICDEAVVRTLLSRKHPGMAEKYERFLLESYIEDNKRVKWCPSTPHCGNAIRVEDDELCEVECSCGLQFCFRCLSEAHSPCSCLMWELWAKKCRDESETVNWITVHTKPCPKCHKPVEKNGGCNLVSCICGQAFCWLCGGATGREHTWSSIAGHSCGRYKEQEKSAERAKRDLYRYMHYHNRYKAHTDSFKIESKLKETIQGKIAISEEKDSTLRDYSWVNNGLSRLFRSRRVLSYSYAFAFYMFGDELFKEEMTDAQREIKQNLFEDQQQQLEANVEKLSKILEEPFETFSDDKVVEIRMQILTLSTIIDKLCQKMYECIENDLLGSLHLGIHSIAPYKSKGIERASELSVCWNNKVNTGVTAELDRPSGSGSSDDNGCSSRKRARKDGLGGGFFDLNLPAEFIDRN, from the exons ATGGAGGATTATGCGAGCAGCGACGAGGATTACCATTACGACTCCGATCAAGATGACTCCGTCGAGGCTTATGAAAACGACGAGGATTACGCGTTGCTATCTTCCAAGGGTCCCACTACTAAG GTGATTACTAAGGAATCACTTTTGGTTGCACAG AAGGAGGATTTGCGCAGAGTGATGGAGATGCTATCGGTAAGAGAGCAACATGCTCGTACACTGCTAATTTATCATCGTTGGGATGTGGAGAAGTTGTTTGCAGTGTATGTAGACAAGGGGAAAGCATTTCTCTTTGGTGAGGCTGGTGTTAGTGTGGATCAACATCCCGACTCTGACTCATCCGTTCCTTCTACAGTAATGTGCTACATCTGCATGGAGGATGTTGCTAGGGTTGAAACAACAAGAATGGACTGTGGTCATTGCTTTTGCAACTCCT GTTGGATTGAAcattttattgttaaaataaatgAGGGTCAAAGTAAACGTATTAGATGCATGCAACACAAGTGCAATTCCATATGTGATGAAGCTGTCGTTAGAACTTTACTCAGTAGAAAGCACCCTGGTATGGCAGAGAAATATGAACGTTTTCTTCTTGAATCTTACATTGAAGACAATAAAAGAGTTAAATGGTGTCCCAGTACACCTCATTGTGGGAATGCAATACGGGTTGAGGATGATGAATTGTGCGAGGTAGAATGTTCATGTGGTTTACAGTTTTGTTTTAGGTGCTTGTCAGAAGCACACTCACCTTGTTCATGCCTGATGTGGGAGCTTTGGGCTAAGAAGTGTCGAGATGAATCAGAAACTGTTAATTGGATAACTGTTCATACAAAACCATGCCCAAAGTGTCACAAACCAGTGGAGAAGAACGGTGGTTGTAACTTGGTTAGCTGTATCTGTGGTCAAGCATTTTG TTGGTTGTGCGGTGGAGCTACTGGCCGAGAGCATACTTGGTCAAGTATAGCTGGTCATAGCTGTGGTCGCTACAAAGAGCAAGAAAAATCGGCAGAACGTGCAAAGAGGGATCTATATCGGTATATGCATTATCATAACCGATATAAAGCTCACACAGACTCCTTTAAGATTGAAAGCAAACTGAAAGAAACTATACAAGGGAAGATTGCCATTTCAGAAGAAAAAGATTCTACACTCAGAGATTATAGCTGGGTAAATAATGGACTTTCCAGACTTTTCAGATCTAGGAGAGTCCTATCCTATTCATATGCTTTTGCATTTTATATGTTTGGAGATGAGCTTTTTAAGGAAGAAATGACAGACGCGCAAAGGGAAATAAAACAGAACTTATTTGAGGATCAACAGCAGCAGCTTGAGGCAAATGTTGAAAAGCTCTCTAAAATTTTGGAGGAGCCTTTTGAAACCTTTTCAGATGATAAGGTTGTGGAGATAAGAATGCAGATTCTCACCCTCTCAACAATTATTGATAAGCTTTGTCAGAAAAT GTATGAGTGCATCGAGAATGATTTATTGGGTTCTCTTCATCTTGGCATTCATAGTATTGCTCCATACAAGTCAAAGGGCATCGAGAGGGCTTCAGAACTTTCGGTTTGCTGGAACAACAAAGTCAATACTG GTGTAACAGCTGAACTTGATCGGCCTTCCGGATCAGGGAGTTCAGATGATAATGGATGCTCTTCTCGTAAACGAGCTAGAAAAGATGGTCTTGGAGGTGGTTTTTTTGATCTAAACTTGCCGGCAGAGTTTATAGACAGGAATTGA
- the LOC137817191 gene encoding probable E3 ubiquitin-protein ligase ARI2 isoform X2 — MEDYASSDEDYHYDSDQDDSVEAYENDEDYALLSSKGPTTKVITKESLLVAQKEDLRRVMEMLSVREQHARTLLIYHRWDVEKLFAVYVDKGKAFLFGEAGVSVDQHPDSDSSVPSTVMCYICMEDVARVETTRMDCGHCFCNSCWIEHFIVKINEGQSKRIRCMQHKCNSICDEAVVRTLLSRKHPGMAEKYERFLLESYIEDNKRVKWCPSTPHCGNAIRVEDDELCEVECSCGLQFCFRCLSEAHSPCSCLMWELWAKKCRDESETVNWITVHTKPCPKCHKPVEKNGGCNLVSCICGQAFCWLCGGATGREHTWSSIAGHSCGRYKEQEKSAERAKRDLYRYMHYHNRYKAHTDSFKIESKLKETIQGKIAISEEKDSTLRDYSWVNNGLSRLFRSRRVLSYSYAFAFYMFGDELFKEEMTDAQREIKQNLFEDQQQQLEANVEKLSKILEEPFETFSDDKVVEIRMQILTLSTIIDKLCQKMYECIENDLLGSLHLGIHSIAPYKSKGIERASELSVCWNNKVNTV, encoded by the exons ATGGAGGATTATGCGAGCAGCGACGAGGATTACCATTACGACTCCGATCAAGATGACTCCGTCGAGGCTTATGAAAACGACGAGGATTACGCGTTGCTATCTTCCAAGGGTCCCACTACTAAG GTGATTACTAAGGAATCACTTTTGGTTGCACAG AAGGAGGATTTGCGCAGAGTGATGGAGATGCTATCGGTAAGAGAGCAACATGCTCGTACACTGCTAATTTATCATCGTTGGGATGTGGAGAAGTTGTTTGCAGTGTATGTAGACAAGGGGAAAGCATTTCTCTTTGGTGAGGCTGGTGTTAGTGTGGATCAACATCCCGACTCTGACTCATCCGTTCCTTCTACAGTAATGTGCTACATCTGCATGGAGGATGTTGCTAGGGTTGAAACAACAAGAATGGACTGTGGTCATTGCTTTTGCAACTCCT GTTGGATTGAAcattttattgttaaaataaatgAGGGTCAAAGTAAACGTATTAGATGCATGCAACACAAGTGCAATTCCATATGTGATGAAGCTGTCGTTAGAACTTTACTCAGTAGAAAGCACCCTGGTATGGCAGAGAAATATGAACGTTTTCTTCTTGAATCTTACATTGAAGACAATAAAAGAGTTAAATGGTGTCCCAGTACACCTCATTGTGGGAATGCAATACGGGTTGAGGATGATGAATTGTGCGAGGTAGAATGTTCATGTGGTTTACAGTTTTGTTTTAGGTGCTTGTCAGAAGCACACTCACCTTGTTCATGCCTGATGTGGGAGCTTTGGGCTAAGAAGTGTCGAGATGAATCAGAAACTGTTAATTGGATAACTGTTCATACAAAACCATGCCCAAAGTGTCACAAACCAGTGGAGAAGAACGGTGGTTGTAACTTGGTTAGCTGTATCTGTGGTCAAGCATTTTG TTGGTTGTGCGGTGGAGCTACTGGCCGAGAGCATACTTGGTCAAGTATAGCTGGTCATAGCTGTGGTCGCTACAAAGAGCAAGAAAAATCGGCAGAACGTGCAAAGAGGGATCTATATCGGTATATGCATTATCATAACCGATATAAAGCTCACACAGACTCCTTTAAGATTGAAAGCAAACTGAAAGAAACTATACAAGGGAAGATTGCCATTTCAGAAGAAAAAGATTCTACACTCAGAGATTATAGCTGGGTAAATAATGGACTTTCCAGACTTTTCAGATCTAGGAGAGTCCTATCCTATTCATATGCTTTTGCATTTTATATGTTTGGAGATGAGCTTTTTAAGGAAGAAATGACAGACGCGCAAAGGGAAATAAAACAGAACTTATTTGAGGATCAACAGCAGCAGCTTGAGGCAAATGTTGAAAAGCTCTCTAAAATTTTGGAGGAGCCTTTTGAAACCTTTTCAGATGATAAGGTTGTGGAGATAAGAATGCAGATTCTCACCCTCTCAACAATTATTGATAAGCTTTGTCAGAAAAT GTATGAGTGCATCGAGAATGATTTATTGGGTTCTCTTCATCTTGGCATTCATAGTATTGCTCCATACAAGTCAAAGGGCATCGAGAGGGCTTCAGAACTTTCGGTTTGCTGGAACAACAAAGTCAATACTG TTTGA